CTGAAGGAACGCGTACCTGAAGCGCGGTTCGAGAGCATGGTCGATACGGGAGCCTTGTCCGACCGGGCGGTTGCCGAGCGTGCCGGGATCGGCTGGAGCGCGAAGAACTGCTCGATCTTAAGCGAGGACCTGGGCTCCTGGATTTACCTCGGCGAGATGATTACGAATATTCCGTTCGAGCCGGACACGCCGGTGACGGAAGGCTGCGGGGAATGCACCAAATGTATCGACGCATGTCCGACGGACGCGCTGGTTGGTCCGGGGCAGCTGGACTCGAATAAGTGCATCTCGTTTATTACGCAAACCAAAGGTTTTATTTCCGATGAATACATGCGCAAGATCGGCAACCGGCTGTATGGCTGCGATACATGCCAGACGGTCTGCCCGGTGAACCGGGGCAAGAACTGGATCCATCAACCGGAGCTTCAGCCGGAACCCGAGCTGGTCAAGCCGCTGCTCGTGCCGCTGCTGACGATCGGCAACCGGGAATTCAAAGAGCGTTACGGCCATACCTCTTCCGCATGGCGCGGCAAGAAGCCGATTCAGCGCAACGCGGTTATCGGCCTGGGCAATTTTAAAGAGAAAAGCGCCGTGCCCGACTTGATTGGCGTACTGAAGGACGATACGCGACCGGTGCTGCGCGGAACGGCTGCTTGGGCACTCTCCCGGATAGGCGGCGACGAAGCGATGGAAGCCTTGATAGAAGCGCTGCCTAAGGAGTCGGACGAGGAAGCCAGAGTCTATTTGGAACGTGCGATTGCCAGTCTGGAAGCTGACCTCGGCAGAGCGGAGGAAGGAGCTTCGATCCCGCGTGAAAGCTAGGAAAAATTACTTCCGCGGGACGTTTGCGAATGCCTGCTTTACATGCTATTATAGGGGTCATTATAGACTATAGGCTGGATTAGTAGAAAGGGCCGGGTGAGTTCGTAATTATGTGGAACATCATTATTCCGATTGTAACTTTAATCGTAGGGGTTGCAGGCGGATTTTTTATCGGGGTATTCTACCTTCGCAAGCAGCTTGAGAAGATGCAGAGCGACCCTGAAATGATTCAAAAAATGGCCAAACAAATGGGCTACAACTTGAACAAGCAGCAGATGAATCGTGCACAGCAAATGATGAAAAATCAGAAAATGCCACGAAAATAAAGTGCGGTTAGTTTGTAGTAGCCGGAGAGGTGGTTCGAAATGGCGGGAATGAAAGACTACGTCAATTCGGCGGTATCGCGCAACCGGGATCAAATTGAGCACCATATAAAAGAAATTTTGAAGCTGGTTGGCGAAGACGTCGAAAGAGAAGGGCTGCTGGAGACACCAGCTCGCGTTACCCGGATGTATGAAGAGATTTTCGCGGGCTACGAGGTAGATCCGCGCGAAGTGCTGGGCGTTACCTTTGACGAGCGGCATGAAGAGCTTGTTATTGTCAAAGACATTGTCTATTACAGCCAATGCGAGCATCATATGGCGCCGTTCTTCGGGAAAGCGCATATCGGCTATATTCCAAGCGGCAAAATTGCCGGTCTCAGCAAGCTTGCAAGACTGGTTGAAGCGGTATCGAGAAGACTGCAGGTGCAGGAGCGGATTACGACGCAGATCGCGGACATTATGCAAGAAGTGCTGAAGCCGCAAGGCGTGATGGTTGTCGTTGAAGGCGAGCATCTGTGCATGTGCGCGCGCGGCGTGAAGAAGCCGGGCAGCAAGACGGTTACGTCGGCGGTTCGTGGCGTGTTCTCGGACAGTGCTCTTCGTTCGGAGTTTCTGTCTTTGCTCAAGCAATAGCGGATTTAAAATAAAAGGCCACCGCGGCATCAAGCGTTGTTAGATCGCTTGATGCCGCGGTGGCTTTTTTGTCATTCATATAAGGGCAGTATGCTAAGTGGTTTGCGTATTGTCTTTGGCAGGATGCAATTCCTGGAATTGCTGATCGACCTGACCGAGGAAAAGGGCCGCGCGCTGGATGTATTCGGTTGGTGAAGCACGGAAGAGCATTTCGTGCTGGCCGTTTGGTACGATCCAGGAGCGGGATAGCGGATTGGTCTGATCCGCCGCTATTTGCTCGGCTAACTGGTAAGGTGCTTTGGCATCGCTCGTGCCATGCATAATATACAACGGTATATCAAAGGATTTCGTTAATATTTGATCAACCGGTACCTTCTTCAGGTTTGTGCCCGACCAGGTTGGGAGCAGCATTTCGATCAACTGCTTGGACGGGAACTTCGGAAGCGGCAGAATTTGCGTCACGTTGTGGAACATTGTATCGGCCGTTGCCAAGAAGGTGCTGTCCAGAATCATCGCGTCAATATCCTTCGTCTGAAGCGCGGCTTGGAGAGCCGTGCCTGCTCCCATCGAGAAGCCCCATACGACAATCTCCTGGGCGCCGCGGGACTTGGCGAAGTTGATGGCTGCGAGCAGCTGCTGCGATTCTTCAATCCCAGCGGTAGCCGGCGCTTTGTATTTCTGCGAGGCATAGCCGTAGTCAAAAAGCACCACATTATAGTGAAGCCCGTGAAGCAGCTTCGTCAGATCATACATCGGTACCCAGTCTTCTTCGCGGTTGGCACCATAGCCGTGGCTGAAAATAACGGTGCGTTCCGATTTTGCCGTGGAGCTTGCCAGAACAGCGTCGGAATCGTTGTCCGAGGCCGGTACATACCAGCCGCTGACGGTTGTTTTTCCGCTGGCGCTTGGGAATAAAATATCTTCATAATCGAGGCCGGCAGCGGCCTTCGGGTTGGAAGTAAGCGGTGCTACATAAGGATAAGTCAGCATCCAGGCGACGTATCCGTAGAAGACGAGAACAAGCAGCAGGCATAGCGCCGTGAAAGAAGCAACAAGCGCGATGAAGAAATGCTTGCGCGTCTTAGCTTGTGGTCGCTGTTTCTGCAGCGGAAAAGGCTGCAGCGTTTGAGGAAAGCCGGTTTCAAGCGGCATTGGTGTCATTATTGTTGTGCTCATCGCATTGTCCCTCCCTCACTACTAACTATGTAAGCGCTATTACATATCTAGTACTTTTATCGTAGACCCGTAGGGTTAAGCCTGTCAATTGATGTCGATGTAATGTTAAGCATTTGTAATCAGGCTGTAATGAAAGATCTTTTCTTTACCAGTATCGTCGAATTAAGGTATACTGGATGATATTAAGTTTCATTGTGCGAAACCAAAATTTGAGCGGAATAAGGGAGGGCGGACTGGATGGAAGAAGGCAAATCAAATGTACGTGCGGTTGAGCGGGCGCTGGATATTTTGCTCTGTTTCACAGAGGGCACGGATCTGGCAATGTCCGAGATCGCAGATAAGGTAGGCCTGCATAAAAGCACCGTCCACCGCATGCTGGCAACGTTGGAAAACCGTGGATTCGTTGAACGGGATCCGTCATCCGAGCGTTATCATCTCGGAATGCGGATGTGGGAGCTGTCGGCGCATCTATCCAGCTCGGATGACCAATCCGTCATCTGGCAGCCGGAGATGGAGCGTTTGCGCGACCGGCTCGGGGAGACGGTTAGCATATATGTACGCGACGGATCGGAGCGCGTGCGGATTCAGGCGGTTCAGAGCAATCAGCCGGTTCGCCGGGTAGCGCCGGTTGGCGCAAGGCTGCCGCTGTATGCCGGTGCATCCAGCAAAGTGCTGATCGCTTATTCCGACCGTTTTGTGCAGGAGCAGATTTTTGGCGATCCGGCCTGGCTGCTGGCAATCGACCTTGATCAATACAAGCAGCAGCTGGAGGAAATCGCGCAGCAGGGCTACGCGACCAGCTTCGAGGAACGCGAGCCGGGGGTAGCGGCATTGGCAGCGCCAATCTTTAACCGGCATGGCAAGGTGGCCGCGGCTTTGTCCGTGTCCGGACCATCCAGCCGCCTAACGATGGATACTATGAGCGAATATTCAACGGTTCTGATTGAATTCGCAAAACGTATGGGCACAATGATCAAGTGACGGTTAAGTGGCAAACTCCGCATTCGTACAGGTTTAAGTGGCAAACTCCGCATTCGAATGTTCTTTCGACCGCTGTTGTTCGGGGCTTCCCTGAATAAACTAGTTAGGGGATGGAATCCCCGAACAAAGGCGGACGCTTAAAAACTTTCTGGAAGAAAGTTGCTTCGTAAGCTTAATCTTTCTCAAGAATCATTCGAAATGCTCCGCTTGCCATTAACCTTTTTATTAAGAGGAAAGAAAAAGCGACTGTGCTGATGTAGTAGCAGCACAGTCGCTTTTGTTTATGGGATTAAGCCTACATAATCTGGCGGAGCACGGTTTGCAGGATACCGCCGTTGCGGTAGTAGTCGACGTCTACCATGGAGTCGAGACGTACGGTGACGTCGAACTCGGTGACCTTGCCGTCTTCGCCGGTCGCTTTGACATGGACCTTCTGCCCGGGCTTCACGTCATTGGATAAACCGGAAATATCAATGGTTTCGCGGCCGGTCAGACCAACGGTCTTCCAGCTTTGGCCTTCAAGGAACTGCAGCGGGAGCACGCCCATGCCAACCAGGTTGGAACGGTGAATCCGTTCGAAGCTTTCGGCGATGACCGCTTTGACGCCAAGCAGCAAAGTGCCTTTTGCCGCCCAGTCGCGGGAGCTGCCCGTGCCGTATTCCTTGCCAGCAATAACAACAAGGCTGGTTCCGTCCTTCTGGTACTTCATTGAAGCATCATAGATGGACATCACTTCGTTTGTCGGCAGGTAGGTTGTAACGCCGCCCTCCGTACCCGGAGCCACCTGGTTTCGGATGCGGATGTTCGCAAACGTGCCGCGCATCATGACTTCATGGTTGCCGCGGCGGGAGCCGTAGGAGTTGAAGTCGACCCGTTCAACATTGTGGTCGGTCAAATATTTGCCAGCCGGGCTGTCGGCTTTAATATTGCCTGCAGGGGAGATATGGTCCGTTGTTACGGAATCGCCAAGCAGTGCCAGTATGCGCGATGAAGGAATATTTTCAATGTCGCCGACGTCTCCGCTCAGATTCTCGAAGAATGGAGGGTTCTGGATGTAGGTCGAGCCCGGATCCCACTCATAGCTTTCGCCTTTAGGTACTTCAAGCGCGTTCCAGCGGTCGTTTTGCGTGAAAATGTTGGCATACTTGTCGCGGAACATTTCCGGTCGGACTGCCGATTTGATCGCTTCATGCACCTCTTGGTTGGAAGGCCAAATGTCCTTCAAGTAAACCGGTTTGCCGTCAGAGCTCGTGCCGATCGGATCCTTCGACAGGTCGATATTTACCGTACCCGCGAGCGCATAAGCGACAACAAGAGGCGGCGATGCCAGATAGTTCGCTCTGACTTGGGCATGGATACGGCCTTCGAAGTTCCGGTTGCCGGATAATACGGCTGCTACCGTCATATCGTGATCGGCAATCGCTTTGCTGACCTCGTCCGGCAGCGGGCCGGAGTTGCCGATACAGGTGCCGCAGCCGTAGCCGGCCACGTGGAATCCAAGCGCCTCGAGCGGCTCCATCAGCCCCGCGCGGTTAAAGTACTCCGTTACAACCAGCGAGCCTGGGGTCAGGGAAGTTTTGACGTAAGCCGGTACCTTCAGTCCCAGTTCGACCGCTTTTTTCGCTACAAGCCCGGCCCCCAGCATAACGCTTGGATTCGAGGTGTTCGTACAGCTAGTAATAGCGGCGATGACCACGGCGCCGGTACCCATTTCGCTCTCGCGGCCGTCTTTATGATGAACCGGAACCCTCTGATCGATATTTTCTTTGCTTAAGCCATAGCCGCCTTTCTCGACGGGCAGATTGATGATATCGTTAAACGCTTCTTTAAGGTGAGTAAGCTCGACGCGGTCCTGAGGACGTTTTGGTCCGGCAAGGGAAGGCACAACCTCCGACAGGTTCAGCTCCAAGGTGTCCGTAAACACCGGATCCGGCGTCTCGTCCGTACGGAACATGTCCTGCGCCTGGTAGTAAGCCTTGACCAGCTCGACCTGCTCCTCATCGCGTCCCGTATCCCGCAGGAACCGGAGAGTCTCCTCATCCACCGGGAAAAAGCCGATTGTTGCGCCGTATTCCGGGGACATATTCGCAACCGTTGCACGGTCGGCCAGACTAATATTGGAGAGGCCGGGTCCGTAGAACTCGACAAATTTGCCGACAACGCCTTTTTTGCGGAGCATCTGGGTAACCGTCAGAGCAAGGTCGGTAGCCGTGGAGCCTTCGGCCAAGCTTCCTGTCAGCTTAAAGCCAATAACCTCCGGCATGACAAAATAAAGCGGCTGTCCCAGCATCCCGGCCTCCGCCTCGATCCCGCCCACGCCCCAGCCTACTACGCCAAGCCCGTTGATCATAGTTGTATGTGAATCGGTGCCCACCAAGGAATCCGGGAAAACGACCGTATCATCGCCGATTTTTTTGGTTGCGGCAACGGAAGCCAGGTACTCGAGATTGACCTGATGAACGATACCGGTGTCCGGAGGCACTGCCCGGAAATTATCGAAGGCGGTCTGCGCCCAGCGCAGAAAGCGGTAGCGCTCCTCATTGCGTTTGAATTCAAGCTTGATGTTGTACTCGAGCGCGTCCGGGGTGCCGAAGGTATCCACCATCACCGAGTGGTCGATAACAAGATCGACCGGCACGAGCGGGTTGATCTTTTTGGGGTCGCCGCCCGCGCGTTTGACGGTATCCCGCATCGCCGCCAAATCAACAACAACAGGGACGCCGGTGAAATCCTGCAGGACGATACGCGCTGGAATAAAGGGGATTTCCTTATCGATCCGGCCGTTAGCCCAGGAGGCAATCTGCTTCACATGCTCCTCGGTTATCGCACGGCCGTCGAATTGGCGGACAGCGGCCTCGAGCAGCACTTTAATCGAGAAGGGGAGCTTCGATACAGGGCCCAGCCCTTGCTTCTCCAGCCCCGCGATCGGGTAATACGCATAGGTTTTGCCGGCAGCATCCAGCGTGCTGCGCTGCGCAAAAGGGTTGTTCGTGGACATACGTTACTGACCTCCTAAAAAATTTACGTAGTAAATTTACTTCGAAAGCATCCGCTAAAAGTTTGCGAAGCAAACTTG
This region of Paenibacillus sp. JDR-2 genomic DNA includes:
- a CDS encoding IclR family transcriptional regulator; its protein translation is MEEGKSNVRAVERALDILLCFTEGTDLAMSEIADKVGLHKSTVHRMLATLENRGFVERDPSSERYHLGMRMWELSAHLSSSDDQSVIWQPEMERLRDRLGETVSIYVRDGSERVRIQAVQSNQPVRRVAPVGARLPLYAGASSKVLIAYSDRFVQEQIFGDPAWLLAIDLDQYKQQLEEIAQQGYATSFEEREPGVAALAAPIFNRHGKVAAALSVSGPSSRLTMDTMSEYSTVLIEFAKRMGTMIK
- a CDS encoding YneF family protein encodes the protein MWNIIIPIVTLIVGVAGGFFIGVFYLRKQLEKMQSDPEMIQKMAKQMGYNLNKQQMNRAQQMMKNQKMPRK
- a CDS encoding alpha/beta hydrolase encodes the protein MSTTIMTPMPLETGFPQTLQPFPLQKQRPQAKTRKHFFIALVASFTALCLLLVLVFYGYVAWMLTYPYVAPLTSNPKAAAGLDYEDILFPSASGKTTVSGWYVPASDNDSDAVLASSTAKSERTVIFSHGYGANREEDWVPMYDLTKLLHGLHYNVVLFDYGYASQKYKAPATAGIEESQQLLAAINFAKSRGAQEIVVWGFSMGAGTALQAALQTKDIDAMILDSTFLATADTMFHNVTQILPLPKFPSKQLIEMLLPTWSGTNLKKVPVDQILTKSFDIPLYIMHGTSDAKAPYQLAEQIAADQTNPLSRSWIVPNGQHEMLFRASPTEYIQRAALFLGQVDQQFQELHPAKDNTQTT
- the acnA gene encoding aconitate hydratase AcnA — protein: MSTNNPFAQRSTLDAAGKTYAYYPIAGLEKQGLGPVSKLPFSIKVLLEAAVRQFDGRAITEEHVKQIASWANGRIDKEIPFIPARIVLQDFTGVPVVVDLAAMRDTVKRAGGDPKKINPLVPVDLVIDHSVMVDTFGTPDALEYNIKLEFKRNEERYRFLRWAQTAFDNFRAVPPDTGIVHQVNLEYLASVAATKKIGDDTVVFPDSLVGTDSHTTMINGLGVVGWGVGGIEAEAGMLGQPLYFVMPEVIGFKLTGSLAEGSTATDLALTVTQMLRKKGVVGKFVEFYGPGLSNISLADRATVANMSPEYGATIGFFPVDEETLRFLRDTGRDEEQVELVKAYYQAQDMFRTDETPDPVFTDTLELNLSEVVPSLAGPKRPQDRVELTHLKEAFNDIINLPVEKGGYGLSKENIDQRVPVHHKDGRESEMGTGAVVIAAITSCTNTSNPSVMLGAGLVAKKAVELGLKVPAYVKTSLTPGSLVVTEYFNRAGLMEPLEALGFHVAGYGCGTCIGNSGPLPDEVSKAIADHDMTVAAVLSGNRNFEGRIHAQVRANYLASPPLVVAYALAGTVNIDLSKDPIGTSSDGKPVYLKDIWPSNQEVHEAIKSAVRPEMFRDKYANIFTQNDRWNALEVPKGESYEWDPGSTYIQNPPFFENLSGDVGDIENIPSSRILALLGDSVTTDHISPAGNIKADSPAGKYLTDHNVERVDFNSYGSRRGNHEVMMRGTFANIRIRNQVAPGTEGGVTTYLPTNEVMSIYDASMKYQKDGTSLVVIAGKEYGTGSSRDWAAKGTLLLGVKAVIAESFERIHRSNLVGMGVLPLQFLEGQSWKTVGLTGRETIDISGLSNDVKPGQKVHVKATGEDGKVTEFDVTVRLDSMVDVDYYRNGGILQTVLRQIM
- the queG gene encoding tRNA epoxyqueuosine(34) reductase QueG, encoding MEGGRWVLLKEELREAAASLGIDKIGFASADPFTELKTRLIRHRELGRESGFEEPDLDKRTNPALLFDNPQSIIAIAVAYPAKLPNPPKSEPGARRGILSRSAWGEDYHKVLRDRMAKLEAWLKERVPEARFESMVDTGALSDRAVAERAGIGWSAKNCSILSEDLGSWIYLGEMITNIPFEPDTPVTEGCGECTKCIDACPTDALVGPGQLDSNKCISFITQTKGFISDEYMRKIGNRLYGCDTCQTVCPVNRGKNWIHQPELQPEPELVKPLLVPLLTIGNREFKERYGHTSSAWRGKKPIQRNAVIGLGNFKEKSAVPDLIGVLKDDTRPVLRGTAAWALSRIGGDEAMEALIEALPKESDEEARVYLERAIASLEADLGRAEEGASIPRES
- the folE gene encoding GTP cyclohydrolase I FolE, with product MAGMKDYVNSAVSRNRDQIEHHIKEILKLVGEDVEREGLLETPARVTRMYEEIFAGYEVDPREVLGVTFDERHEELVIVKDIVYYSQCEHHMAPFFGKAHIGYIPSGKIAGLSKLARLVEAVSRRLQVQERITTQIADIMQEVLKPQGVMVVVEGEHLCMCARGVKKPGSKTVTSAVRGVFSDSALRSEFLSLLKQ